From Paraglaciecola sp. L1A13:
TTGCAGGATGATGGCAGAGATAGTTCGATTGGGGCACAACAGGTAATATCGGCTGTAATCTTATTATCTGTAACACCCAAGCGAAGGTATTTTTAAGGCACACTCATTTGTTAACTTACGTTGCTTATCGAAATGGTTGTGTCGACAAACACACTACGCGTATTCAGTGTCATTAACTACCCTTATTGTATGGTATAGACCACCGTCAAACTGTCAGGTACAGAGATACCCGCAGGCAAATAACCGACAGCACCTTCATTGTTTTTAAGGTATTCCAGAACTAAGTTTTCGCTATCCATTTCTTTCGGTGCTCTTTTACGACCAGTAAAGCGCATTTGTGCCCAATATGATTGAATGCGTGATTCTGTTAAGCCCACCACTTTGGTGTTGAATAAAACACGCGTTTGATTATCAGAGGGCAGCGAAATCGCCTCTAATTCGTAGGGCACAGCCCCTCCCATAAATAGATTTCGCACTTGTTGGCGATTGAGTTTAATTGATTTGTCAGCTGTATTTGCCACCACAATAATGCCCTCAGAAGCACTCGCGTTGTATACAAAACTCAGGGAAGAGAAAATAAATAAAATAAGATATTTTGCCATTAAAATACCCAATCTATCCCCAGCTGATACAAAACAGCTCGGCCGTCAAAGTTACCTAAATCCTGTAAGGCGGAATCATTACTGACCTTGCTATCAGCCCTGACTAAGGTTATTTCTGCTTTCAGAGCGACATTAGATCGCCAGTCCCAGCGAATACCGATTTTGCTTCCATTAGTTTTTTCATCGAGGAATTGGGATAAAGCGAGATCATACGTCGCGGCAAGTACATCCAGCTGATCCGACACCCCGTAAGGGATTTCGTTTGGAATGTGCCTATATTTAACATCCCTTACACTATAGGAGATGTAAGCCGTGTAAGGGTAGAAATTATAACCTGCGGAAATGTAGTAACTGTTGACATCAGGTATCAGACCACTTTCACCGGCTATTTTAGCCGCTTCACTACGCACAAAATAATCTAGATCTTCGTAATTGGCGCTTAATTGATAAAACTGAAAGGGCCCATTTGGGTTCAACCAATTTGCATTGTTGCTAAAGCCTAATTGGTCTAATAGCTCAGAAAGTTGACTGGCTTCTGGAAAACCCAGCTGTACATCCCCTTGATTATATGACGCTCTGAGAGATAAATGCTTATAGCCCAAAGTCGTGCTGATACCATAAAGTCCGGTGGCTTTGATATCAATCGTACGACTACCAGAGTAAAACTGGTCGTTATAATAACCCCAATATCCTTCGTAATTAATCACCCAGTCGTCGAGCGAAAACTCGTAGTTGGCTAACACACCTTCGAATGTTGAAAAGAAAGCCGTGTCGTAAAACTGTTGGGGCAACGTTAACCACGGGTAGGCAAAACCGACATCTAGGCTGTCGCTGTAATTGAAAAACGGAATACGCTGTTTACCGAGTTTAACTTGAAAAGAATTGTTGGGTTTATAGGTAAGGTAAAGCCATTCTAAACCCGAATCGCGCTGGGATCCTGTGTGCCCGACCAATTGGCCAGTAAAAGAAAAATCTTCATTCAACTGGTAATCTGCTTGCAGCCCCAATAATGACTGTTGGTCAAAACTAACGCTATTGTCGTAACCAACATACTCAACATTTTTGTCATCCAAATAGCCCATGATCACGCGCGCAAACCCTGAGAACTGGAGTTTATCTTCATCCTCTGCATGTACTGCAGGTGCCCAGCTCAGCAAAATAATGCAACTTGCTGATATAAGATGAAATACTCGTCTGATCATGCTTTTAATCCGTTTGACTTTTTCAGGGTAAATACGTGCTTAATAAACAAACTGCTATGACAATAGGGCCATTCGCTTCTGACTACTTACTGTCGCTTATCATATAATTACCGACATATTCCTATTGAAGTGCCAAAGGTAATATCGGCCAAAATCTTATTATCTGTAACCTCATGGGTAGGAATGTTTAAAGAACGCTGATTTGTTAGCTTAGCTAGCTTTTTGCAATGGTTATGTCATTAAACCGAACTACGTATATATTGAAGTAGCACACGGTCTGTAGGGTGATTAATTGGCCTTATTTTATGGTGTAAATCACAGTTAAGTTAGCAGGAATAGAGATCCCCGCAGGTAAATAACCCACAGCACCTTCGTTGTTTTTAAGATATTCCAGAACCGAGCTTTCGTTATCGATTTCTTTGGGCTCTCTTTTACGACCAGTAAAGCGCATTTGCGCCCAATATGACTGAATGCGTGATTCTGTTAAGCCAACAACTTTAGTGTTAAACAATACCCGAGTCTGATTTTTAGGAGGCAGGGCAACCGCTTGTAAGTCATAGGGTATTACGCCACCCATAAAGAGGTTACGCACTTGCTGACGATTGAGTTGAATGGATTTATCTGCGGTATTCGCCAACACGACAATGGCCTCTGCAGACCCTATCTTTGCAAAGCTAATTGAACATAAAATGAGTAGGGTAAGATATTTTTTCATTAAAATACCCATTCAATGCCAAGCTGATATAAAACGGCCTGACCATCAAAATTGCCTAAGTCTCTTACGGCATAATCATTACTGATGGTATCCTTGGCTTGAACAAAGGTCATTTCAGCTTTAAATGCTAAGTTGGTACGCCAATCCCATCGTAAACCAAGCTTTGTACCGGCTGATTTATCATCAGGGAAGGCTGCGAGTACCCCAAGATAAGTTGCTGCGAGTACATCTAAATCAGTCGAAATTCCAAAGGGTATTTCACTGGCTATATGGTCAAAATGAAGATCTTTTTTACTGTACGAGATATAAACTGTGTAGGGGTAGAAGTTATACCCTGCGGAGATATAAAAACTATTAATATCTGCGAATAAACCACCTTCACCTTTCACCATTGCAAACTCACTACGCACGAAATAATCTAAATCTTCATAGTTTGCACTTAATTGATAAAACTGCAGTAATCCATTCGCGTTCAGCCAATCAGCATTTTTAGTAAACCCAAATTGACGTAGCAATTGACTAAATTGTTCAACTTCATCCTGTTCAATATCAATATCGCCTTGACCATAAGATGCCCTCAAAATGAAATTCTTATATCCCACGGAAGCATTCACACCAAAGAGACCAATTACTTGGGTATTAATATTCTGACTAGCCAAATATATTTTGTCGTCGAACCGGCCCCAGTAGCCTTCGTAGTTAATAACCCAGTCGCTAATAGCAAATTCGTAGCTGGCTAATGCACCATCGAACGTAGAAAAGAAAGCTGTATCGTAAACCTGTTGCGGTAGGGTCAACCAAGGATAAGCAAAGCCAATATCAAGGCTGTCACTGTAGGTGAAAAAAGGAATTCGTTGTCTGCCAAGCTTAACTTGCAGTGCGCTGTCGGGGCTGTAAGTCAGGTATAACCATTCTAGCCCAGAATTACGCTGGTCACTCGCATACCCCACAACTTGGCCTGTAACAGAAAAATCGTCGCTTAATCTATAGTCCGCTTGTAAACCCAATAGCGACTGTTGATTAAGGTTAACGCTGTTGTCGTAGCCGACATACTCGGCGTTTTCATCATCAAGGTAACCCATAATGACCCGAGCAAAGCCTGAGAACTTTAGTTTATCCTCGGTTTCAGCGCTAAGTGTGGTTGCCCAGCTAAGCGTGAGCAAACAGAATGCTGAGATAAAAAGCGAAAATCGGTGGGTCATATTTGAATAGGGCTATTATTTGTGTGGTTAAAAAATTCTTATATAACAAAATACTATAAGTATGGGATGTGTCAATCGCTTTTGAGTTTAATGCCTGTATTCAAGCCTGTTATAGCGAATCCACCGGTAAAAGTAGTATCCATATAGCACGAGTTAATCGAGGCTCATTAATGGGTCAGTACCTTAATTGAGCTTAATGCGTGTTAGTTTTGGCTACCTTTTTAAGTTGGGTTTACCAGCAAGCTAGTTTGAATGGCAGGGCGGCATCACGCTATGATGCAACACCCTTATTTAATTGTATGTTGCCACTTTGGACTTTTTCAGCAGTGAATTCATAACCCCTCTACTGAGCCTATTCCTAATCGTCTTGGCGGGTTTTACGTCCTTTTTGACCGCCGCTTTAGGGGCCGGTGGAGGTTTATTATTGTTGGTCGCGATGGCGTCTTTTATACCCATGGCCGCTGTAATACCGGTACATGGCTTGGTGCAGCTAGGCTCTAATGCCAATCGTATGCTACTGACCTACCAATATATCGATAAAAGCATGCTGCTCTATTTCATCGCTGGTGGCCTTATTGGTGCATTAGCGGCATCGTTTGTGGTCAGTGATTTACCTTTGGATTGGATGAAGCTCGCTGTGGGCGGGTTTGTCCTATTTTTGCTGTGGGGCCAGAAACCAAAAATAAAAGAATCAAGCCCCTTGGGTAAAGCCCTAGCAGGTTTGATAACCACATTTTTATCTATGTTTGTCGGTGCAAGCGGGCCATTGGTCGGCAGCTACTTACACAGTAAAGGCTACGACAAAATGCGTTTTACCGGCACATTCTCAGCAAGCATGACCATGCAACATTCATTGAAAGCGCTGGTGTACGGCGCAGCGGGTTTTGCCTTTTGGCAATGGTTGCCTTTGGTGATTGCCATGATTGCTTCTGGCGCAGTTGGCACCTGGCTAGGGCTGAAGCTTTTACATAAAATCCCCGCCGAAAAGTTTCAGCGCGCAGTGCAGATAGTCCTATCGCTGTTATCTATAAACCTTATGTGGCAGGCGATAGAGGTGCTTTTTTTCCAAGTCTAATGCTCGCGCAATATAAAAAGCCCTTTGCCAAGATATTAGCAAAAGGCTTTGTTTTTCCTTTAGGTATTTACATTGTTAGGTTGAAGCCTAAAACGTTATTTTTCGATCACTGCAAATTTACCGTCGGTGTGAATAAAGCCCCAAATGGTGTGGCTGTCTTTCACATAACCCCAATAGCGCTGCTGGCAGTTGCTGACCTGAAATCCACCTTCGGGGTGTTGATCTGTTAAGCGATAGTAAACAGAGTAATGGTCTGAATAACCGCTTTCAATATAGCACTCATCAGTAAAAGCGGGCACCCATGACTCGCTCGCTTCGTCATAACGACCAATGGTTAAATCGGTAAGGGTTGTCCCCTCTGGCGCGGCGAAGACCAATGTCATGGCATCAGCAAAATCTAACCCATCGTCAAGGTAGCGCTCTGTCCAATTGGCACTGTTACCACTAGGGTTACCGTTGGCAATATCTGGGTTAAGTGATGCTTCAACATCAGTACCTTTATTAAACACACCATCCCGAGCTACGTGAGTGGCGTTGTTCACCTGTTCACCATTTTGGTTAACATAGGTTAATGAAGCCGACTCGCCTTGAGCTAACGTACCATTGTCAACATCGACAGTGGGTAAGCTAACGTAACCGTATTGGTCAAAGTACGAGCCCTCTTGAGTTTGGTTGCCACTTATCAACAAGACGTCCGAAAGGGTGGTTGCATCATCATCTACAAACCAGCTCAACGAAAGTAATTCACGTAAGCGTTCTACTTCACCGACAGTGGCAGCATATGAGCTGTTGTAGGTAAGGTTGTAACCGTCAATTATCGTTGCTTCTGAGCCGATATAACCGTCGTCTGCACTGGCTGTTGAATGTGCATAGTAGTTTTGATCTGGTGCTACAACGCGCACGGTTGCATCTGTGGTACGCGTATTTTCATCCAGCACTTGCCACTCAACTTCAGCGCAGCTTTCTGTGGTGGTAGAACCTGTCACCATATAATCACCGCTGTAGGTACACCACGCATTTTGGGCGTAGTCGTAATGTGCCCCTAAGTTCATATCTACTTCGGTTAGCGTATGCTCAGCAAAATAGGATTTAGTGGTAATTTGACGTCCATTGATCTCAACCACCACAAATGAAATACCATTGCCCAAATCAGAGGTTACACTTGCGTAGTTTGTGCCTTCACTGTTGGTTAGATTGCCACCGGTGATGGTGTCGTAAAAGTTATTAATAAACAAACCTGTTTCATGCTCGTCGTGCATGCCGTACAAGTCTTCATAGGCCTTCCATGACGCGTTACCGCCAATAATTTGGGTAAAGCCATTTGCACTATCTTTATCCTCCGCTGATGGGTGAATAAGGCTGCGAGCATATTGATGGTCATGACCTGCCACATAGGTCACTTTATAATCGTTAAATAAGTTTAATATATCACTGGCCAAGCCCGGTTCTGCTTCATCCTGTAGTTGCAGATAACCTAATTGGCCAATATCGTAACCATTTAAACTAGGCTCCTCTAGCTCTTCATAGGCACTGGTGGCAGCTTCAACCGCATTAGAGTAGACCGCGATTTCCTCAGCCGATGCGCCGCCGTCAACAGCATTATCCAATGTCGCCTGTGCTTCTTCTAATGCCGCTTCAAGAGATAAACGCTCGGCAACATAAGCATCATAAATTTCGACTTGATACGTTTGTGGGCGCTTTTTGGTGGATAAGGGTTCGTGTCCAAAAGCAACGATGTGATCAACATTTGCTGCGTTGGTGGTAATGACCTCAGTTAACCAGTCACGCAGAATGGTCCACGTACCTCGATAAGCGCTGCTATATAACTCAGCAAAATAAAAATCTAACGCGATAAATAAGGTTTTGTCTTGGATCACGTAATAAACCAAGTCCTCAGCGCCAGGGAAGCCAATTGCTGTGCCCGCATCTAAATGTTCTTGCACCAAGGCGCCAGTATAAGATTGATATAGACGATACCCTTGATCGAAATCAACGGCTTCGTAACCATCGTAAGGATTGATATCGTTATACACATTATTAACCGATTGGCGTTCCCACTCTTGTTCATTGGTAAACCAAGCCGGCCAGTTACGCCCGTTAACTATTTCATGGTTGCCACGAGCAGGAAATATACTCACCCCTGCAGCTTTTAACGGTTGGGCGACCTTTTCCATCCACTGCACGTAATCTGATTCAGCGCGATACTCGGTGATATCACCGGTGGCTAATACAATATCTACATCGAGCTCGATCATTTTGTCAGTAACGGCTTCAACCAATGGTAGAGGCAGTACCTTCCAGTCTGGACCAAAGTCTTTGCGATCTTCTGGGGCAACCACAATGGGTTCGCCAGAATCGTCGGTCTCTATAAATGGATGATACGGGTCAGAAACATTTACCAAGTAACTAATACCGTCTTCGTCCCAATCCCCAGCCTTTACGCTGTCGTTTTGGCTTTCTGTTCCAGCGTCGTAATAGCCATCACCGTTATAATCGACGCCTATATACTCTTTTACCGCTAAGGCATTGCCGTCGCGATCGACTTCAGCGTATACGCTCATGTTGTCGTCGTCACGACCCTGTGTATCAGGGAATATGGCAAAACGTAAAATCTTATCGGCGTTTTTAGTTAACACATTGGCACCTGTTGTACCTGCACTGCCTAGCACAGGCGCAGCAGCCATCAATGCATCTAAAGTCGCTTGTAATGTATCAATCTCTGCTTGCAGAGCAACAATGTCATCACTTGTGGTAGAAGCATTCGTCTCAGCTTGAAGGGCTGCTAGCGCAGCTTCCATGGTGCTTAGTTCAGCCTGCATGGCATCAGCAGTGGCCTGTAAGGTTGCTAGGTCGGTTTCGCTAGCAGCATTGAGTGAAGTAAGTTGCGCCTGCAACGCAGCAACTTGTTCTTCAAGCGCGTCCACTTCTTTATCGTTGTCGTCGGTTAAATTACATGCACTTAGGACACTAATGGCCGCCAGTGAAAGTACAAAATGTCGAAGCTTCATTCAGGTTTCCTTTATCATCAATACGGTCGTGTGGTTTAGGGTTCTCCTCAAGCTTTACTTGAAGATCATGTGCAACAGACGAGCTGAAATCAGATAAGGGGACAAAGTTTTTTATATTTTTTAAAAAAGGATAATAGTCATAAACTTGTCATAATTAATCTTTAAGATGAGTGGTTAACCAGCTGAATTAAAAGGGTTTTTCCGTTGGATGCAAAAGCTTATTAGTCTGTGCATTTGGCATTGTCGAATATGGCAGTATAGGAAGAAATCTAATTTTCAAAATGCATAACGCTGATTAGGTTGTGCTCAATCGCGTTTAGGCAGTGACTCTTGTGAAACAAAACGAATCATTCATTCCTTTTATGCCCAAGGTGAGAAGGTTTGTACAGAATAAAACCAAAAGCACTGACTTAACCAATGATGTGATTCAAGAAACGATGCTCAGAACGTTTCGCCGAGCACCTAGCGAAACGTTGCAAAGCCCCCTCGCATATATGATGACTGTGGCAAAATCCGTACTGTCTGATCATTGGCGCATCGAAAAAAAGCACCAAATGACAGAAGAGCTAACTGAGCACCAAGCACATCATGCGGATATTGAAGGCGAATATTTAAATAGCGAAAAAGTAAAGATAGTCGCCCAGTTAATAGACAGCATGCCGCCATTGCGACGTAAAGTATTTCAAATGAGGCGTTTAGAAGGAAAGAGTCGAGAAGATATAGCACAAGAATTAGATCTATCTGTTGAAGCGGTGAAAAAACACATCAATCGCGCGATGGTAGACGTAACCTTTTGTGCACAAAAACATGGCTGGGAATTTTAGCGATAAATGTCACCTTTTTTTGCCAATTTCCGTTATACAAATGAGTAGTTCTTCTCGATAACTAACAGCACGTAAGATTAAATATGAATAGACAACGACTTGCACAAGCCGCCGACTGGCTTGACCAAGAAAATGAATTGAGCGAACAACAGCACACGTTGTTCCTAGCGTGGATGAATGACCCAGAAAATGCCGCAGCCTATCAGCAAATGAAAGCAGTGATGTCATCTGACGTACTCGAAACGGCTTTCACATCTTCTGCACAGCGGCGGGACGTCAGCATACAAAAGCAGCCTGTAAAATATATGTCGCATTTAGCTATGGCGGCAACTGTTGCCTGTTTGGGGGTGTTGGTATATTTCATTTCAGGGCAACAGCCAGAAAAATCTAACCCCACCGTCATTGTGGCTTCGCCCAACGTGTATCAGCTGGAACTCGAGTCGCCCTTAGCACAACGCAGCTCGAAGGTACTCATCGACGGCACCCAATTACATCTCAACGCCAACAGTGCGGTGCAAATACAGCAAAACATCGCGCAAAGGCATGCGCTATTAA
This genomic window contains:
- a CDS encoding porin, which gives rise to MTHRFSLFISAFCLLTLSWATTLSAETEDKLKFSGFARVIMGYLDDENAEYVGYDNSVNLNQQSLLGLQADYRLSDDFSVTGQVVGYASDQRNSGLEWLYLTYSPDSALQVKLGRQRIPFFTYSDSLDIGFAYPWLTLPQQVYDTAFFSTFDGALASYEFAISDWVINYEGYWGRFDDKIYLASQNINTQVIGLFGVNASVGYKNFILRASYGQGDIDIEQDEVEQFSQLLRQFGFTKNADWLNANGLLQFYQLSANYEDLDYFVRSEFAMVKGEGGLFADINSFYISAGYNFYPYTVYISYSKKDLHFDHIASEIPFGISTDLDVLAATYLGVLAAFPDDKSAGTKLGLRWDWRTNLAFKAEMTFVQAKDTISNDYAVRDLGNFDGQAVLYQLGIEWVF
- a CDS encoding sulfite exporter TauE/SafE family protein; the protein is MDFFSSEFITPLLSLFLIVLAGFTSFLTAALGAGGGLLLLVAMASFIPMAAVIPVHGLVQLGSNANRMLLTYQYIDKSMLLYFIAGGLIGALAASFVVSDLPLDWMKLAVGGFVLFLLWGQKPKIKESSPLGKALAGLITTFLSMFVGASGPLVGSYLHSKGYDKMRFTGTFSASMTMQHSLKALVYGAAGFAFWQWLPLVIAMIASGAVGTWLGLKLLHKIPAEKFQRAVQIVLSLLSINLMWQAIEVLFFQV
- a CDS encoding metallophosphoesterase, producing MKLRHFVLSLAAISVLSACNLTDDNDKEVDALEEQVAALQAQLTSLNAASETDLATLQATADAMQAELSTMEAALAALQAETNASTTSDDIVALQAEIDTLQATLDALMAAAPVLGSAGTTGANVLTKNADKILRFAIFPDTQGRDDDNMSVYAEVDRDGNALAVKEYIGVDYNGDGYYDAGTESQNDSVKAGDWDEDGISYLVNVSDPYHPFIETDDSGEPIVVAPEDRKDFGPDWKVLPLPLVEAVTDKMIELDVDIVLATGDITEYRAESDYVQWMEKVAQPLKAAGVSIFPARGNHEIVNGRNWPAWFTNEQEWERQSVNNVYNDINPYDGYEAVDFDQGYRLYQSYTGALVQEHLDAGTAIGFPGAEDLVYYVIQDKTLFIALDFYFAELYSSAYRGTWTILRDWLTEVITTNAANVDHIVAFGHEPLSTKKRPQTYQVEIYDAYVAERLSLEAALEEAQATLDNAVDGGASAEEIAVYSNAVEAATSAYEELEEPSLNGYDIGQLGYLQLQDEAEPGLASDILNLFNDYKVTYVAGHDHQYARSLIHPSAEDKDSANGFTQIIGGNASWKAYEDLYGMHDEHETGLFINNFYDTITGGNLTNSEGTNYASVTSDLGNGISFVVVEINGRQITTKSYFAEHTLTEVDMNLGAHYDYAQNAWCTYSGDYMVTGSTTTESCAEVEWQVLDENTRTTDATVRVVAPDQNYYAHSTASADDGYIGSEATIIDGYNLTYNSSYAATVGEVERLRELLSLSWFVDDDATTLSDVLLISGNQTQEGSYFDQYGYVSLPTVDVDNGTLAQGESASLTYVNQNGEQVNNATHVARDGVFNKGTDVEASLNPDIANGNPSGNSANWTERYLDDGLDFADAMTLVFAAPEGTTLTDLTIGRYDEASESWVPAFTDECYIESGYSDHYSVYYRLTDQHPEGGFQVSNCQQRYWGYVKDSHTIWGFIHTDGKFAVIEK
- a CDS encoding RNA polymerase sigma factor, which produces MKQNESFIPFMPKVRRFVQNKTKSTDLTNDVIQETMLRTFRRAPSETLQSPLAYMMTVAKSVLSDHWRIEKKHQMTEELTEHQAHHADIEGEYLNSEKVKIVAQLIDSMPPLRRKVFQMRRLEGKSREDIAQELDLSVEAVKKHINRAMVDVTFCAQKHGWEF